The Sulfurihydrogenibium sp. genome includes a region encoding these proteins:
- a CDS encoding rhodanese-like domain-containing protein, whose protein sequence is MYLDKETYKKIHISVKELKEKIDKGEDFILLDVREPQEYAFSRIKEKDAMLVPLMSLPKVINSLPKDKDIYVFCRSGNRSLQATLWLLQHGFTRVKNVEGGILAWSDEIDPTVPKY, encoded by the coding sequence ATGTACTTAGACAAAGAGACGTACAAAAAAATACATATATCCGTTAAAGAGTTAAAAGAAAAGATAGATAAAGGTGAAGATTTTATATTGTTAGATGTTAGAGAACCGCAAGAATACGCTTTTTCAAGAATTAAAGAGAAAGATGCGATGCTTGTTCCACTTATGAGTCTTCCAAAAGTTATAAACAGCCTTCCAAAAGATAAGGATATATATGTATTTTGTAGAAGTGGAAACAGAAGTCTTCAGGCTACTTTATGGCTGTTGCAACACGGATTTACCCGTGTTAAAAACGTAGAAGGCGGCATTTTAGCTTGGTCTGACGAAATAGACCCAACCGTGCCAAAATATTAA
- the ispD gene encoding 2-C-methyl-D-erythritol 4-phosphate cytidylyltransferase: MIGCILLAGGKGNRFGSKKQFLEINGLKIFEYSLKTIERVEEIDFVVVVLPKEDLDIEIKSSKKILKVEGGSERQFSVFNGLKAIADCDIVAIHDSARPFATVNMFRDGIKNVKAGWDGSITAYRSPDTIKRVINNKIIETLNREEIYVVQTPQVFDFKKLLKAHEYASENNILATDDSALMEKLGYRITVNEGSFFNFKITYLKDLEMVECFIKGEKVKS; this comes from the coding sequence ATGATAGGATGCATACTTTTAGCAGGTGGGAAAGGTAATAGATTTGGTTCAAAAAAACAATTTTTAGAAATAAATGGTTTAAAGATTTTTGAATACTCTTTAAAAACGATAGAAAGGGTGGAAGAGATAGATTTTGTAGTTGTTGTTTTACCAAAAGAAGATTTGGATATTGAGATAAAATCTTCCAAAAAAATATTAAAGGTCGAGGGTGGTAGCGAAAGACAGTTTTCTGTATTTAATGGCTTAAAAGCAATTGCAGATTGTGATATTGTAGCAATTCATGACTCTGCACGCCCTTTTGCTACTGTAAATATGTTTAGAGATGGAATTAAAAATGTCAAAGCTGGGTGGGATGGTTCTATTACTGCCTACAGGTCTCCGGATACAATAAAGAGAGTGATAAACAATAAGATTATTGAAACTTTAAACAGAGAGGAGATTTATGTAGTTCAAACACCCCAGGTTTTTGATTTTAAAAAGCTCTTAAAAGCTCATGAGTATGCATCAGAGAATAATATTTTAGCAACAGATGATTCAGCATTGATGGAAAAGCTTGGTTATAGAATTACTGTAAATGAGGGCAGTTTTTTTAATTTTAAGATTACTTATTTAAAGGATTTAGAGATGGTTGAGTGTTTTATCAAAGGTGAAAAAGTGAAGAGTTAA
- a CDS encoding class II aldolase/adducin family protein, translated as MNDIIQQIIFTGRVLHELKLVSSHGGNLSIKDGEYLYITKTGRMAGFLTEEDIIKLPIHQETKQDKEASIELIVHRQIYKDNPSINAVVHAHPITATALGYFLREFIPMDIEGELFIKKVPILEVEKPSASLELAIGLSKLFQEGYKICIVKNHGSFSTGKTINEALKYTSTLENSAEIFYKWMTLKKMQS; from the coding sequence TTGAATGATATAATCCAGCAAATAATCTTTACTGGTAGAGTTTTGCATGAGTTAAAACTCGTATCATCCCACGGTGGAAATCTTAGCATAAAAGATGGAGAATATCTTTACATCACAAAAACAGGAAGGATGGCAGGCTTTTTGACAGAAGAAGATATTATAAAACTTCCAATCCACCAAGAAACAAAGCAAGATAAAGAAGCATCGATAGAGCTTATCGTCCACAGACAGATCTATAAAGACAATCCAAGCATAAATGCAGTAGTCCATGCTCATCCAATTACAGCCACAGCCTTAGGCTACTTTCTAAGAGAATTCATACCAATGGATATAGAAGGAGAATTATTCATAAAAAAAGTACCAATCTTAGAAGTAGAAAAACCATCAGCATCCTTAGAGCTTGCTATTGGGTTAAGTAAATTATTTCAAGAAGGTTATAAAATCTGCATAGTCAAAAATCACGGCTCATTTTCAACGGGAAAAACCATCAATGAAGCGTTAAAATATACATCAACCTTAGAAAACTCAGCGGAGATATTCTACAAATGGATGACTCTAAAAAAGATGCAGTCATAA